From a single Leptospira levettii genomic region:
- a CDS encoding methyl-accepting chemotaxis protein, which yields MNYLNNMKVKSKLILGFSALVLIILINTIIGLNSLNQLNSTLGEIVNTHSKKVQLSEQLRAKFIWMIREEKNLILATSVEEQNKRLSIRDGLEVDFAKIKKEFYDLLDQDEKAKVPGLEKQLEEWFAAYAVTKSIALQFKAKEAQANSSTRGRAAAMALDKTMEDFATLSETKMKTAYDNASKAYNFMVRSFIIQLIISFAIAFIVAFWIIRSITKSLNAAMEIVGMVTVASEQVSSTAFSLSQGASEQAASVEETTASIEEMSASVSQNAESALETNNIAGKSASEAAVGQESVLKTLEAMKNISSRIKIIEEIAYQTNLLALNAAIEAARAGKHGKGFAVVADEVRKLAERSQVAAQEINHLSTNSVSLAEEAGRIIEQIVPSINRTAELVSGIAVSSREQSAGISQISMAMTQMDQTTQVSASASEELAATSNELKEQATHLMEIMESLVKLNVNQSVSSKKINSSELKSIASEFGKNSKVGFGNSNGGKSKSTHDLKHETNLTEKF from the coding sequence ATGAATTATTTAAATAATATGAAAGTAAAGTCAAAACTGATTTTAGGATTTAGTGCTCTCGTTTTGATTATCCTGATCAATACAATCATTGGACTTAATTCACTGAATCAATTAAATTCAACTTTAGGTGAGATTGTAAATACACATTCCAAAAAAGTGCAATTATCCGAACAGTTAAGAGCAAAGTTTATTTGGATGATCCGCGAGGAAAAAAACCTTATACTCGCGACGAGCGTAGAAGAACAAAACAAACGTTTGAGTATCAGAGATGGTCTCGAAGTTGATTTTGCTAAAATCAAAAAAGAATTTTATGACTTACTAGACCAAGATGAAAAAGCGAAAGTACCTGGATTAGAAAAACAATTAGAAGAGTGGTTTGCGGCTTACGCTGTCACCAAAAGTATCGCTTTACAATTTAAAGCAAAGGAAGCACAAGCCAACTCTTCTACTAGAGGAAGAGCTGCTGCTATGGCTCTCGACAAAACCATGGAAGATTTTGCGACATTATCAGAAACAAAAATGAAAACTGCGTATGATAATGCTTCGAAAGCATACAATTTTATGGTTCGATCTTTTATCATCCAATTAATAATTTCATTTGCAATCGCATTTATCGTTGCCTTTTGGATCATTAGAAGCATCACCAAATCACTGAATGCAGCAATGGAAATTGTAGGAATGGTCACTGTGGCATCCGAACAAGTATCCTCTACTGCGTTTTCCTTAAGCCAAGGAGCAAGTGAACAAGCAGCTTCCGTCGAAGAAACAACAGCATCCATTGAGGAGATGTCTGCCTCTGTCTCTCAAAATGCAGAGTCTGCCTTAGAGACAAATAATATTGCAGGCAAATCAGCAAGTGAAGCTGCAGTTGGCCAAGAATCGGTTTTAAAAACCTTAGAAGCGATGAAAAACATCTCTTCTAGAATTAAAATCATTGAAGAAATTGCTTATCAAACAAACTTACTTGCGTTAAATGCTGCTATTGAAGCTGCTCGTGCGGGAAAACATGGAAAAGGATTTGCGGTTGTCGCTGACGAAGTTCGTAAACTAGCAGAACGAAGCCAAGTAGCAGCACAAGAGATCAATCATTTGTCGACCAATAGTGTTTCACTTGCTGAAGAAGCAGGTAGAATCATCGAACAAATTGTCCCAAGCATCAACCGAACAGCCGAACTAGTTTCTGGAATTGCGGTCTCTTCCAGAGAACAATCCGCAGGAATTTCACAAATTTCAATGGCAATGACACAAATGGACCAAACCACTCAAGTGTCAGCATCTGCATCAGAAGAACTGGCTGCAACTTCCAACGAATTAAAAGAACAAGCAACTCATTTGATGGAAATCATGGAATCTCTTGTGAAACTGAATGTGAATCAATCAGTAAGTTCTAAAAAAATTAACTCCTCTGAATTAAAATCGATAGCAAGTGAATTTGGTAAAAATTCAAAAGTTGGATTTGGCAATTCCAACGGAGGGAAATCAAAATCTACACACGATTTGAAACATGAAACAAATTTAACTGAAAAATTTTAA
- a CDS encoding chemotaxis protein CheW: MNTSEFDSLTDDNDDFENEEDTLENRFLIFSLADRSYGIEIKYITEIVGMQNITEVPDMPTFIKGVINLRGKVIALIDVRDRFRMENVGYDDKTCIIILNFKNQLVGLIVDTVKEVIRINAQNIEEAPKFGESENNRFVQSIAKINEDVKVLLNIENLLKDEDKLALDYALAIKNQ; encoded by the coding sequence ATGAATACGAGTGAATTTGATTCACTGACAGATGATAATGATGATTTCGAAAACGAGGAAGATACCCTTGAAAATCGATTTTTAATCTTTTCACTTGCGGACAGAAGTTACGGTATTGAAATCAAATACATTACCGAAATTGTTGGAATGCAAAACATCACTGAAGTTCCCGATATGCCTACTTTTATCAAGGGTGTGATCAACCTTCGTGGGAAAGTGATTGCACTCATTGATGTACGAGACAGGTTTCGAATGGAAAATGTAGGTTATGATGATAAAACTTGTATCATCATTCTCAATTTTAAAAACCAACTTGTTGGCCTCATCGTTGATACGGTAAAAGAAGTCATTCGAATCAATGCTCAAAACATCGAAGAAGCACCAAAATTTGGTGAATCGGAGAACAATCGTTTTGTCCAATCCATCGCAAAAATCAATGAAGATGTAAAGGTATTACTCAACATTGAAAATCTTTTGAAAGACGAAGACAAACTCGCGTTAGACTACGCACTCGCTATTAAAAATCAATAA